The stretch of DNA GCGCTGGAACGTGTCGAATCGGGACCGACGGATCATTGTTCAGCAGCCTGACCAGGTCGTCCAGGGTCATCGACTCCGGCCCGGGCAGGTCGAAGGTCCCGTCAGCGCCACGCTCGAGCGCCGCGATGATCGCCGACACCACGTCGTCGCGAAGAACCGGAGCCAGTACCTGCTGGCCTGAGCCGAGTATCGTCACGCTCGCTGCATCCCTTCGCAACATGGTCAGAGCGGTTGGCCCTGGACGATCGGGAGACCCGATGATGTGGGTGCAGCGGAACACCGTGACGTGAGAAGCGGCTTGGCGAAGCGCTCGCTCCGCGCGCGCCTTGGAAGCGAGATATGCATTTGAGGAAACTTCGGAAGCACCGACGAAGCTCAAGAAGATGACCCGAGCAGACGTCCCGTTCCGCAACGCCGAACAGAGCACTTCGGTCGTCGCCTCGTTCGCTGCCTGGTAGTCGCCGCGTTCCGGTTTCAGGTTGCCCGCCAGGTGAACAATGCTCCCCGCACGCGAGATCATTTGACGAGCGTTAGGCGACCGCATCCAATCCGCAACGATCTCCGAGGCTGGCAGGTCGGCCCGCTTTCTCACGAGCGCTATTGTTCTCGCCTTCCCCCGCAGCGCGGACAGGATGGCCATGCCCACTTGTCCGCTCGCTCCGGTGATAACCACAGGCTCGAGGCTCATCTGCTGGTTCCCCGTTGTCAGACACTCACGCCTGCGTTCTCAACGCCTTCGTTCCATGGGATCCGCCCGGGCGGTCTGCTGCCCGAGCTGTTGGGCGAGCCCGATGAGGATTCCCTCGGGACCGCGGATGTAGCAGAGCCGATATTTGTCTTCGTAGTTGACGACTTCGTCGACCACCGTTGCACCGAGCTTACCGAGCCGGGCGAGGGTGTCGTCGAGGTCATCGACGGCGAACATGACGCGCAGGTATCCCAACGAGTTCACCGGAGCTCTGCGGTGATCGGACGCGATGGCGGGGGCGTCGAAGCGCGAGAGCTCGAGGCGGCTGTGGCCGTCGGGGGTGCGCATCGTGGCGATCTCGACGCGCTGGCCGCGCACGCCGGTGACGTGGCCAGCCCATTCGCCCTCGATGGGCATGCGGCCTTCGAGCGTAAGGCCGAGTTCGGTGAAGAACTCAGTGACGGCATCGAGGTTCTCCACGACGATGCCGACGTTGTCCATTCGTATCACTGTCATGATGCCTCCTTGGCGCCTGACTGGTTCTACACCGCGTCGGGAGAGCGATGCAACTCGACACGTGGATTCTTCAGGAACCGTCGCACGTGGGCATCAGTTGCGTGCGGGTGAGTGCGGAACCTGGCTGGGGATCACCGGCGCCAGACAGAGGGGCAAAGCGCTCGCCCACGACTTGA from Gemmatimonadaceae bacterium encodes:
- a CDS encoding VOC family protein, yielding MTVIRMDNVGIVVENLDAVTEFFTELGLTLEGRMPIEGEWAGHVTGVRGQRVEIATMRTPDGHSRLELSRFDAPAIASDHRRAPVNSLGYLRVMFAVDDLDDTLARLGKLGATVVDEVVNYEDKYRLCYIRGPEGILIGLAQQLGQQTARADPMERRR